From Brassica oleracea var. oleracea cultivar TO1000 chromosome C3, BOL, whole genome shotgun sequence, a single genomic window includes:
- the LOC106329571 gene encoding uncharacterized protein LOC106329571 isoform X2: MCVDPKVIVATSINPKLVGGRLFLNATSHVYFDKKTYAGEVRFYQLVARGTGLPSAAPLLRSYAKVETMTMAELNAAVVNAASQEIDFLRIGRVVRLDTDKGWCYAACSKCSKKLQRTASAFACGRCNNLHGAGALRRVASLLNNYMLKTVGQDELQASSRLLSFFVDHLNNMFVVLDTNNLILC; encoded by the exons ATGTGTGTTGATCCGAAGGTCATTGTTGCTACTAGCATAAACCCAAAGTTGGTTGGAG GCCGTTTGTTCCTCAATGCAACGTCGCATGTGTATTTTGATAAGAAGACGTATGCAGGGGAAGTCCGATTCTACCA GTTGGTCGCCAGGGGCACTGGTCTACCATCAGCCGCCCCACTGCTAAGATCATATGCGAAGGTTGAGACAATGACAATGGCTGAGCTCAACGCTGCTGTCGTCAATGCTGCATCGCAG GAAATTGACTTCCTACGCATTGGGAGGGTTGTTCGCCTTGACACAGATAAGGGTTGGTGTTATGCTGCATGCTCTAAATGCAGTAAAAAGTTGCAGCGCACTGCCTCTGCTTTTGCGTGTGGGCGATGCAATAATTTGCATGGTGCTGGAGCCCTTCGGCGAGTAGCGTCTCTACTAAATAACTAT ATGCTCAAAACAGTGGGACAAGATGAACTCCAGGCTTCTTCTCGGTTGCTATCTTTCTTTGTGGATCACCTTAATAATATGTTTGTAGTGTTGGACACAAATAATTTGATTCTCTGTTGA
- the LOC106333308 gene encoding protein LITTLE ZIPPER 4-like, whose amino-acid sequence MERLNAKLYLQNCYIVKENERLRKKAEILNQENQQLLIELNQKLSKTKDPNESKQGSSNLSSSSSASGQS is encoded by the coding sequence ATGGAGAGGCTAAACGCGAAGTTGTACCTGCAAAACTGTTATATAGTAAAGGAGAATGAAAGGTTGAGGAAGAAAGCTGAAATCCTGAATCAGGAGAATCAACAGCTTCTCATTGAACTCAACCAGAAGCTCTCCAAAACCAAGGACCCTAATGAATCAAAGCAAGGAAGCAGCAACCTCTCTTCGTCAAGTTCTGCTTCTGGACAATCCTGA
- the LOC106333558 gene encoding FBD-associated F-box protein At4g10400-like isoform X3, which yields MDKISRLPDELLVKILSFLPTKVAVSTSILSKQWDLLWMWLPKLDYSTRKYSESEWENPECFLNKNLPLHRAPIIESFSLDFLASQFKPVTIRSWLLTAVSRNLREVEVSHGCNNKVLNMLPSSLYTCKSLVSLKLNGRRLLVDVPRMVSLPCLKTFLLQDVKYKNEDSLQRLLSNCPVLEDLVVEGCKGDNMVKFIVIVPSLQRLTVNILEDLDEFVMNTPSLKYFKLDYYNYKNHHCLIKRMPKLEEAYVELSFNPVYIDRFIRSITSVKRLTLCIDDVYGDGFVFDQLEHLQLCTCDEQHTSGAVIVRLLKDSPNLRVLDLFKMEYHNPIGLYTWNQPSTVPECILSSLQTFKCSGYSGRPGERDLVIYILKNANHLKTATIWFPTVDMKKELVLSSRASNACQLVFD from the exons ATGGACAAAATCAGTCGACTGCCGGATGAATTATTGGTGAAGATACTATCGTTTCTTCCAACAAAAGTTGCTGTCTCCACTAGCATCTTGTCCAAACAATGGGACCTTCTCTGGATGTGGTTACCTAAACTGGACTACAGTACTAGAAAGTATTCAGAGTCAGAAT GGGAAAATCCAGAAT GTTTTCTTAACAAGAATCTGCCATTACACAGAGCTCCGATTATAGAAAGCTTCAGCCTCGATTTTCTTGCTTCACAATTCAAACCCGTGACAATTAGATCATGGCTTCTAACCGCAGTTTCACGCAACCTACGAGAGGTGGAGGTTTCTCATGGTTGTAATAATAAGGTGCTCAACATGTTGCCAAGTAGCTTGTATACTTGTAAATCACTCGTGTCCTTGAAACTCAATGGAAGAAGGCTTCTAGTGGATGTTCCTCGTATGGTTTCTCTCCCTTGTCTGAAAACTTTTCTGCTTCAAGATGTGAAGTACAAGAATGAAGATTCTCTTCAGCGGCTTCTATCTAATTGCCCTGTTCTTGAAGATCTAGTGGTGGAAGGATGCAAAGGTGACAATATGGTAAAGTTCATTGTTATCGTCCCCTCGTTGCAACGTTTAACAGTCAATATACTTGAGGATCTAGATGAGTTTGTGATGAATACTCCTTCTTTGAAATACTTCAAACTTGACTACTATAATTACAAGAATCACCACTGTTTGATTAAGCGTATGCCTAAGCTGGAGGAGGCATATGTAGAACTTAGCTTTAATCCTGTTTATATTGATAGGTTTATCCGATCAATCACTTCTGTCAAACGTCTGACGTTATGCATAGATGATGTGTATGGTGATGGTTTTGTCTTCGACCAGCTTGAACATCTGCAACTATGCACATGCGATGAACAACATACGTCGGGTGCGGTGATTGTCCGGTTGCTCAAAGATTCACCTAACTTACGAGTACTAGACCTATTCAAAATGGAATATCATAACCCTATTGGTCTGTATACTTGGAATCAACCAAGTACTGTTCCGGAATGTATTTTGTCGAGTCTACAAACTTTCAAGTGTTCAGGATACTCGGGAAGACCAGGAGAAAGAGATCTTGTGATTTATATATTAAAAAATGCTAATCACTTGAAGACTGCAACAATCTGGTTTCCGACGGTTGACATGAAAAAAGAGTTGGTTCTTTCTTCTCGAGCTTCAAACGCATGCCAACTTGTATTTGATTGA
- the LOC106329571 gene encoding uncharacterized protein LOC106329571 isoform X1, producing MCVDPKVIVATSINPKLVGGRLFLNATSHVYFDKKTYAGEVRFYQYVIRLLNVYMCIDTIRLPNHSMVRRLVARGTGLPSAAPLLRSYAKVETMTMAELNAAVVNAASQEIDFLRIGRVVRLDTDKGWCYAACSKCSKKLQRTASAFACGRCNNLHGAGALRRVASLLNNYMLKTVGQDELQASSRLLSFFVDHLNNMFVVLDTNNLILC from the exons ATGTGTGTTGATCCGAAGGTCATTGTTGCTACTAGCATAAACCCAAAGTTGGTTGGAG GCCGTTTGTTCCTCAATGCAACGTCGCATGTGTATTTTGATAAGAAGACGTATGCAGGGGAAGTCCGATTCTACCAGTATGTTATTCGTTTATTAAATGTGTATATGTGCATTGACACTATTAGGCTGCCTAACCATTCTATGGTGCGTAGGTTGGTCGCCAGGGGCACTGGTCTACCATCAGCCGCCCCACTGCTAAGATCATATGCGAAGGTTGAGACAATGACAATGGCTGAGCTCAACGCTGCTGTCGTCAATGCTGCATCGCAG GAAATTGACTTCCTACGCATTGGGAGGGTTGTTCGCCTTGACACAGATAAGGGTTGGTGTTATGCTGCATGCTCTAAATGCAGTAAAAAGTTGCAGCGCACTGCCTCTGCTTTTGCGTGTGGGCGATGCAATAATTTGCATGGTGCTGGAGCCCTTCGGCGAGTAGCGTCTCTACTAAATAACTAT ATGCTCAAAACAGTGGGACAAGATGAACTCCAGGCTTCTTCTCGGTTGCTATCTTTCTTTGTGGATCACCTTAATAATATGTTTGTAGTGTTGGACACAAATAATTTGATTCTCTGTTGA
- the LOC106333558 gene encoding FBD-associated F-box protein At4g10400-like isoform X2: MDKISRLPDELLVKILSFLPTKVAVSTSILSKQWDLLWMWLPKLDYSTRKYSESECTRLRGFLNKNLPLHRAPIIESFSLDFLASQFKPVTIRSWLLTAVSRNLREVEVSHGCNNKVLNMLPSSLYTCKSLVSLKLNGRRLLVDVPRMVSLPCLKTFLLQDVKYKNEDSLQRLLSNCPVLEDLVVEGCKGDNMVKFIVIVPSLQRLTVNILEDLDEFVMNTPSLKYFKLDYYNYKNHHCLIKRMPKLEEAYVELSFNPVYIDRFIRSITSVKRLTLCIDDVYGDGFVFDQLEHLQLCTCDEQHTSGAVIVRLLKDSPNLRVLDLFKMEYHNPIGLYTWNQPSTVPECILSSLQTFKCSGYSGRPGERDLVIYILKNANHLKTATIWFPTVDMKKELVLSSRASNACQLVFD, encoded by the exons ATGGACAAAATCAGTCGACTGCCGGATGAATTATTGGTGAAGATACTATCGTTTCTTCCAACAAAAGTTGCTGTCTCCACTAGCATCTTGTCCAAACAATGGGACCTTCTCTGGATGTGGTTACCTAAACTGGACTACAGTACTAGAAAGTATTCAGAGTCAGAATGCACGAGGTTACGGG GTTTTCTTAACAAGAATCTGCCATTACACAGAGCTCCGATTATAGAAAGCTTCAGCCTCGATTTTCTTGCTTCACAATTCAAACCCGTGACAATTAGATCATGGCTTCTAACCGCAGTTTCACGCAACCTACGAGAGGTGGAGGTTTCTCATGGTTGTAATAATAAGGTGCTCAACATGTTGCCAAGTAGCTTGTATACTTGTAAATCACTCGTGTCCTTGAAACTCAATGGAAGAAGGCTTCTAGTGGATGTTCCTCGTATGGTTTCTCTCCCTTGTCTGAAAACTTTTCTGCTTCAAGATGTGAAGTACAAGAATGAAGATTCTCTTCAGCGGCTTCTATCTAATTGCCCTGTTCTTGAAGATCTAGTGGTGGAAGGATGCAAAGGTGACAATATGGTAAAGTTCATTGTTATCGTCCCCTCGTTGCAACGTTTAACAGTCAATATACTTGAGGATCTAGATGAGTTTGTGATGAATACTCCTTCTTTGAAATACTTCAAACTTGACTACTATAATTACAAGAATCACCACTGTTTGATTAAGCGTATGCCTAAGCTGGAGGAGGCATATGTAGAACTTAGCTTTAATCCTGTTTATATTGATAGGTTTATCCGATCAATCACTTCTGTCAAACGTCTGACGTTATGCATAGATGATGTGTATGGTGATGGTTTTGTCTTCGACCAGCTTGAACATCTGCAACTATGCACATGCGATGAACAACATACGTCGGGTGCGGTGATTGTCCGGTTGCTCAAAGATTCACCTAACTTACGAGTACTAGACCTATTCAAAATGGAATATCATAACCCTATTGGTCTGTATACTTGGAATCAACCAAGTACTGTTCCGGAATGTATTTTGTCGAGTCTACAAACTTTCAAGTGTTCAGGATACTCGGGAAGACCAGGAGAAAGAGATCTTGTGATTTATATATTAAAAAATGCTAATCACTTGAAGACTGCAACAATCTGGTTTCCGACGGTTGACATGAAAAAAGAGTTGGTTCTTTCTTCTCGAGCTTCAAACGCATGCCAACTTGTATTTGATTGA
- the LOC106333558 gene encoding FBD-associated F-box protein At4g10400-like isoform X1 — translation MDKISRLPDELLVKILSFLPTKVAVSTSILSKQWDLLWMWLPKLDYSTRKYSESECTRLRGKCFLNKNLPLHRAPIIESFSLDFLASQFKPVTIRSWLLTAVSRNLREVEVSHGCNNKVLNMLPSSLYTCKSLVSLKLNGRRLLVDVPRMVSLPCLKTFLLQDVKYKNEDSLQRLLSNCPVLEDLVVEGCKGDNMVKFIVIVPSLQRLTVNILEDLDEFVMNTPSLKYFKLDYYNYKNHHCLIKRMPKLEEAYVELSFNPVYIDRFIRSITSVKRLTLCIDDVYGDGFVFDQLEHLQLCTCDEQHTSGAVIVRLLKDSPNLRVLDLFKMEYHNPIGLYTWNQPSTVPECILSSLQTFKCSGYSGRPGERDLVIYILKNANHLKTATIWFPTVDMKKELVLSSRASNACQLVFD, via the exons ATGGACAAAATCAGTCGACTGCCGGATGAATTATTGGTGAAGATACTATCGTTTCTTCCAACAAAAGTTGCTGTCTCCACTAGCATCTTGTCCAAACAATGGGACCTTCTCTGGATGTGGTTACCTAAACTGGACTACAGTACTAGAAAGTATTCAGAGTCAGAATGCACGAGGTTACGGGGAAAAT GTTTTCTTAACAAGAATCTGCCATTACACAGAGCTCCGATTATAGAAAGCTTCAGCCTCGATTTTCTTGCTTCACAATTCAAACCCGTGACAATTAGATCATGGCTTCTAACCGCAGTTTCACGCAACCTACGAGAGGTGGAGGTTTCTCATGGTTGTAATAATAAGGTGCTCAACATGTTGCCAAGTAGCTTGTATACTTGTAAATCACTCGTGTCCTTGAAACTCAATGGAAGAAGGCTTCTAGTGGATGTTCCTCGTATGGTTTCTCTCCCTTGTCTGAAAACTTTTCTGCTTCAAGATGTGAAGTACAAGAATGAAGATTCTCTTCAGCGGCTTCTATCTAATTGCCCTGTTCTTGAAGATCTAGTGGTGGAAGGATGCAAAGGTGACAATATGGTAAAGTTCATTGTTATCGTCCCCTCGTTGCAACGTTTAACAGTCAATATACTTGAGGATCTAGATGAGTTTGTGATGAATACTCCTTCTTTGAAATACTTCAAACTTGACTACTATAATTACAAGAATCACCACTGTTTGATTAAGCGTATGCCTAAGCTGGAGGAGGCATATGTAGAACTTAGCTTTAATCCTGTTTATATTGATAGGTTTATCCGATCAATCACTTCTGTCAAACGTCTGACGTTATGCATAGATGATGTGTATGGTGATGGTTTTGTCTTCGACCAGCTTGAACATCTGCAACTATGCACATGCGATGAACAACATACGTCGGGTGCGGTGATTGTCCGGTTGCTCAAAGATTCACCTAACTTACGAGTACTAGACCTATTCAAAATGGAATATCATAACCCTATTGGTCTGTATACTTGGAATCAACCAAGTACTGTTCCGGAATGTATTTTGTCGAGTCTACAAACTTTCAAGTGTTCAGGATACTCGGGAAGACCAGGAGAAAGAGATCTTGTGATTTATATATTAAAAAATGCTAATCACTTGAAGACTGCAACAATCTGGTTTCCGACGGTTGACATGAAAAAAGAGTTGGTTCTTTCTTCTCGAGCTTCAAACGCATGCCAACTTGTATTTGATTGA